The Thermoplasmataceae archaeon region ATAATATATAGCGGAAGCGTCAATAGGGATCTGTGTGGATAGCTCGAAGGCTAGGCCGCCACCCATGCAAAACCCGATGACGCCGCGTTTCCCGTTGTATCCCAGCGACTCCATGTGGCTGACAAGTTTCTTCAGATCAGCGATCATCTGATCCTCAAGCTTTGCCCGGTTGAACATAAGCTGGCTAACAACTTCCTTTGCATTATCCGAAAGCCTTGACATGACTTTCTCAATTTCTTTTTCATCTCTCCGTTTCTCCGGAGAGAGTGCCCAGAATGGCTGCATTGCCTCCATTATGATCTCCTGTGTAAATTTTCCCTTCTGCGCCTTCCGGGAATAGAGATCGGGAGCCACGGCTGCATAGCCCAGGTCGGTAATTCTTCGTACTACGGATCTTATAAAGTCTGTGAGTCCCCAAATCTCCTGAATGACCAGTACAAAATTTTTTCCCTCGTTTTGCGGAGTGGCGAGGAAAGCGTCCATCTCCTCCTTTTTTCCGTTGTCGAATTTAATCATTTTTTCCATATTTAACCACTAAATAGTGCTTAGTAAAAATTACATAAAAATATATTGGGTATATCAGGTAATAAATAATGCCTGATCCGAGAAAAGTGGAATATTAATATAAATAGATAAGGATAGGTTCAGATCTGCCTTCTATTATATATCAAGATGGATATTATGAGGCTTATGGCAAGATAGCCCACCATTATGGCAATACCCTCCCAGACGTAAGGAGTGTATGTGGTAACAGAGACTCTTCCCTCGTTCAAAACATGTATGTGGGTGAAGGTCAAGGGAGAAAGCACGGTGGTGACGACCCCGCCGCCATAGGTGAGAAGGAACCACGGCTCGATCTTGGTAACATCAAGAACTCCCTGCACGATAGAGAATATCAGGAACATTACAAGAAATGTCGCAACTATTGCGCTTGATCCATTTTTGAACATGGAGCTGAACAGGAAACCGAAACCTATTGCCGAGGCAGTG contains the following coding sequences:
- a CDS encoding dienelactone hydrolase family protein produces the protein MEKMIKFDNGKKEEMDAFLATPQNEGKNFVLVIQEIWGLTDFIRSVVRRITDLGYAAVAPDLYSRKAQKGKFTQEIIMEAMQPFWALSPEKRRDEKEIEKVMSRLSDNAKEVVSQLMFNRAKLEDQMIADLKKLVSHMESLGYNGKRGVIGFCMGGGLAFELSTQIPIDASAIYYGANPKNLEALGNIKGTILGIYAGEDSGINDGLPDLMKAVLKHKKEWEMKLYPGTYHAFFNHTGMSYNEPASKDAWERTARFFNKILGGKQ